One part of the Vibrio ponticus genome encodes these proteins:
- a CDS encoding glutathione synthase — MKNTPETLEQIKPLLSQQLIEDVCEWAIMHGVAFKQSDNTARHCPFSIAPTTLERHMYQHLLKVTPLIAKLISNVSEDHQFLRQSLANMSQAEPFFALLMSMHQQLHGAIEQTENEARLLLAPAREPLLLMRTDFMDDRELGAKVIEFNGIAAGMAPFGQRATQLHRYIEQQWAMQFQQWSVAQAATPADNLGMEQLALGIATAAKSIKREFGDQGKATFLMVVQPNEDNVYDQHLLEVALQNLGVRTVRRTFAQLSYQLSSGENQRLMLQDVGAIDAVYLRAGYQHSDYCDPEIVEAQCCHTLSQTRVFIEQHKVAMNATISQQLATSKSMQMVLTMLPAEQYLRWGLTLEEAELVKSVLAEMKPVNLANIEWFNRHADKSQWVLKNQGEGGGHCIFADDIGVKLAQLKPEEYDAWALMQRLYPHEREKPTVAIRDAKQTIVDDLISEIGLFTAHYKGQPVTEFDGYAGYLIRSKPASENEGGIHSGKGILDSLMLVD, encoded by the coding sequence ATGAAAAACACCCCAGAAACGTTGGAACAGATTAAACCTTTGCTTTCTCAACAGCTTATTGAAGATGTTTGTGAATGGGCAATCATGCATGGAGTTGCTTTTAAACAGTCGGATAATACCGCAAGACATTGTCCGTTTAGCATTGCGCCAACCACATTAGAGCGCCACATGTATCAACATCTGTTAAAGGTGACCCCTTTAATCGCTAAGTTGATCAGCAATGTCTCTGAAGATCATCAGTTCTTGCGTCAATCGCTCGCCAATATGTCACAAGCCGAGCCGTTTTTTGCTTTGCTGATGTCAATGCATCAGCAACTGCATGGCGCAATTGAACAAACTGAAAATGAAGCTCGCTTATTGCTAGCACCTGCGCGCGAGCCGCTACTGTTGATGCGCACAGACTTTATGGATGACCGCGAATTGGGCGCCAAAGTGATTGAGTTTAACGGTATCGCCGCTGGCATGGCACCGTTTGGACAGCGTGCGACTCAGCTTCATCGCTATATTGAGCAGCAGTGGGCAATGCAGTTCCAACAATGGTCTGTTGCCCAAGCCGCAACGCCAGCGGATAACCTTGGTATGGAGCAGTTGGCGCTGGGTATTGCGACGGCGGCAAAGAGCATAAAACGAGAGTTTGGCGATCAAGGCAAAGCAACGTTTTTGATGGTGGTTCAGCCCAATGAAGACAACGTTTATGATCAACATTTGTTGGAAGTCGCATTGCAAAATTTAGGCGTGCGAACGGTGAGACGTACTTTTGCGCAGCTCAGTTATCAGCTATCAAGCGGTGAAAATCAGCGCTTGATGCTGCAAGATGTAGGTGCGATTGATGCGGTGTATCTGCGCGCCGGTTATCAACATTCTGATTACTGCGATCCTGAGATTGTTGAAGCGCAGTGCTGTCATACTCTGAGCCAAACTCGCGTATTTATCGAGCAGCATAAAGTCGCAATGAACGCGACCATTAGTCAGCAATTGGCGACCAGTAAATCGATGCAAATGGTGCTGACTATGTTGCCTGCTGAGCAATATTTGCGTTGGGGTTTAACCCTTGAAGAAGCGGAGCTGGTTAAAAGCGTGCTGGCGGAAATGAAGCCGGTAAACTTAGCCAATATCGAATGGTTTAATCGCCATGCCGACAAATCTCAGTGGGTACTAAAAAACCAAGGCGAGGGTGGTGGTCATTGTATTTTTGCCGATGACATCGGAGTCAAACTGGCGCAATTGAAACCGGAAGAGTATGACGCATGGGCGTTGATGCAGCGCTTGTATCCCCATGAGCGTGAAAAACCAACCGTCGCAATTCGTGATGCTAAGCAGACCATCGTGGATGATTTGATCAGTGAAATTGGTTTATTTACCGCGCACTATAAAGGGCAACCAGTGACGGAATTTGATGGCTATGCTGGCTATTTAATTCGCAGCAAACCTGCGAGTGAGAACGAAGGTGGTATCCACAGTGGTAAAGGCATACTTGATTCGTTGATGCTGGTGGATTAA
- a CDS encoding phosphatase — translation MDIVVDTHTHTLASGHAYSTIIENAEAAQRKGLKLLCNTDHAPKMPGAPHYWFFHNQIVLPRFLSNVGILRGVEANTLNTDGELDLFDESFQYLDWVLASFHEPVFRPASEREHTQALINVIKNGKADALGHLGNPNFTFDIETVLSCAKEHNVAIEVNNSSLTGRSRIGSDVRCDEIVRIGKEIGVYFTTGSDAHFCQDIANLDYAVALLNKYEVAEEKIITSSSSRFLNFLLLRGRERIAEFEHLY, via the coding sequence ATGGACATAGTGGTTGATACTCATACCCATACACTGGCTAGTGGTCACGCATACAGCACCATTATTGAAAACGCAGAAGCCGCACAACGCAAAGGATTAAAGCTGCTCTGTAATACCGACCACGCACCTAAAATGCCTGGAGCGCCACACTACTGGTTCTTCCATAACCAAATCGTACTGCCACGTTTTCTTAGTAATGTAGGTATTCTTCGCGGTGTTGAAGCCAACACCCTCAATACCGACGGTGAGCTTGATTTGTTCGATGAATCTTTTCAATATCTCGATTGGGTATTAGCCAGCTTCCATGAACCGGTATTTCGACCTGCAAGTGAGCGAGAACATACTCAAGCCCTGATCAACGTGATTAAAAACGGCAAAGCCGATGCACTTGGGCATTTAGGGAACCCTAACTTTACTTTTGATATCGAAACCGTTCTGAGCTGTGCGAAAGAACACAATGTCGCGATTGAAGTTAACAACTCCTCACTGACCGGCAGAAGTCGCATTGGTAGCGATGTCCGTTGTGATGAGATTGTACGAATTGGAAAAGAGATTGGTGTCTATTTCACCACAGGTTCGGACGCGCATTTCTGTCAAGACATTGCGAACCTTGACTATGCCGTTGCTTTGTTAAACAAGTATGAGGTAGCAGAAGAGAAAATCATCACTTCTAGCTCTAGTCGCTTCCTAAACTTCTTATTGCTGCGCGGCAGGGAACGTATTGCAGAGTTTGAACACCTCTACTAA
- a CDS encoding DUF4056 domain-containing protein produces the protein MKKVALLLLSLVGGFAQADELKAPVGVRPCCAFGMDLKAQLGSIPVPFFSLENILAADEVGTHRYNDGSESVSGSLLGLNDEVNGIIFTKQGGFIDTAHVRDTADYTYYLYQLNRHYLGSDAEFSLPAELRVRTLRWSKQDTVLTEPQRLQYSAQAAALTAYRLAQWHEIAQWFGMVSVTGFKEYASAFSSEDLYSNMLGAMLARDILLKQPDACPDGFAQAMDSVFQQALEALEVQPKSVTRDVMQQLDGVWWDSSRRLPDKWVVLFRDYHLGLELKPNYPTAKQVLSLDAHFSNQQTIEDWVELELHASAQETSFSQLPQVLTAMPIWRAKQFQMIADFARQSDQNTHPHQ, from the coding sequence GTGAAGAAAGTCGCATTGTTATTGTTAAGTTTGGTAGGTGGATTCGCTCAAGCCGACGAGCTTAAAGCGCCAGTGGGAGTTAGACCTTGTTGTGCCTTTGGTATGGATCTTAAAGCGCAACTGGGTAGTATTCCCGTGCCCTTTTTCTCTCTTGAGAACATCCTAGCCGCTGATGAAGTGGGGACGCATCGATACAACGATGGCAGTGAGTCGGTGTCTGGCAGTTTACTTGGGCTTAATGATGAAGTGAATGGGATCATCTTTACTAAACAGGGCGGCTTTATCGATACTGCTCATGTACGCGATACCGCTGATTACACTTACTATCTCTATCAGCTTAATCGTCACTATCTCGGCTCTGATGCAGAGTTTAGTCTGCCTGCGGAACTGCGGGTGCGCACGCTGCGTTGGAGCAAGCAGGATACGGTGTTAACCGAACCGCAGCGTTTACAATACAGCGCCCAAGCTGCGGCTCTCACCGCTTACCGACTTGCTCAGTGGCATGAAATTGCGCAGTGGTTTGGTATGGTCTCAGTGACGGGGTTTAAAGAATACGCCTCGGCATTTTCTTCCGAAGATCTTTACTCAAATATGCTTGGGGCAATGCTAGCGCGAGACATTTTACTCAAGCAGCCGGATGCCTGCCCTGATGGGTTCGCTCAAGCGATGGACAGTGTTTTTCAGCAAGCGTTAGAGGCGCTAGAAGTACAACCTAAATCGGTGACCCGTGACGTTATGCAGCAGCTCGACGGTGTTTGGTGGGATAGCAGTCGCCGCTTGCCAGATAAGTGGGTGGTACTGTTTCGTGACTACCATTTAGGTCTAGAGCTCAAACCTAACTATCCAACCGCCAAGCAAGTCTTGAGCCTTGATGCTCATTTTTCCAACCAGCAAACGATAGAAGATTGGGTTGAGCTAGAATTGCATGCCAGCGCGCAAGAGACGTCATTCTCTCAATTGCCTCAGGTGTTGACCGCTATGCCGATTTGGCGTGCAAAGCAGTTCCAGATGATTGCGGATTTTGCTCGCCAGAGCGATCAAAACACTCATCCTCATCAGTGA